The proteins below are encoded in one region of Cucurbita pepo subsp. pepo cultivar mu-cu-16 chromosome LG10, ASM280686v2, whole genome shotgun sequence:
- the LOC111804015 gene encoding protein LIKE COV 2-like: protein MAEEKESTSVPLSQVDSGGQDPEDPVKSPPSSPNSSTRKACCYVLQSWVSKKFMTGCVVLFPVAVTFFVTWWFIQFVDGFFSPIYERLGVDIFGLGFITSLLFVFFIGIFVSSWLGATLFWLGEWFIQRMPFVRHLYSASKQISAAISPDQNTTAFKEVAIIRHPRVGEYAFGFITSTVILQRESEDEELCSVFVPTNHLYIGDIFLVNSKDIIRPNLSIREGIEIIVSGGMTMPQIITPVERVDRQAERITLNRLK from the exons ATGGCGGAAGAAAAGGAATCGACCTCGGTTCCTCTCAGTCAAGTAGATAGTGGCGGTCAGGATCCCGAGGATCCTGTCAAATCTCCTCCGAGTTCTCCCAACTCGTCCACTCGTAAG GCTTGCTGTTATGTTCTCCAAAGTTGGGTGTCAAAGAAGTTTATGACTGGATG TGTTGTTCTTTTCCCTGTTGCTGTTACCTTTTTTGTTACATGGTGGTTCATTCAATTTGTTGATGGTTTCTTCAGTCCAATATATGAGCGGCTTGGAGTTGACATATTTG GTCTTGGGTTCATAACATCTTTGCTTTTTGTATTCTTCATTGGTATATTTGTCTCCTCATGGTTGGGTGCTACACTCTTCTGGCTTGGAGAATGGTTCATCCAGCGAATGCCCTTTGTCAGGCATTTATATTCTGCTTCCAAACAAATTAGTGCAGCAATTTCTCCTG ATCAAAATACTACAGCTTTCAAAGAAGTTGCAATTATTCGTCATCCGCGTGTTGGTGAATATGCATTTGGCTTTATTACTTCAACTGTTATCCTCCAG AGAGAGAGTGAAGATGAAGAACTATGTAGTGTTTTCGTGCCAACAAATCACCTCTACATTGGGGATATATTTCTTGTTAATTCAAAGGACATCATAAGGCCAAACCTATCTATACGGGAAGGAATAG AGATTATTGTTTCTGGTGGTATGACGATGCCGCAAATTATTACTCCTGTGGAGAGAGTTGATAGACAAGCTGAGAGAATAACTTTGAACAGACTAAAGTAG
- the LOC111803152 gene encoding ribonucleoside-diphosphate reductase large subunit-like: MYVVKRDGRQEAVHFDKITARLKKLSYGLSIDHCDPVLVAQKVCAGVYKGVTTSQLDELAAETAAAMTANHPDYASLAARIAVSNLHKNTKKLFSETIRDMYNHVSERSGQKASLIADDVYEVIMKNAARLDSEIIYDRDFDYDFFGFKTLERSYLLKVQGKVVERPQHMLMRVAVGIHKDDIDSAIRTYHNMSQRWFTHASPTLFNSGTPTPQLSSCFLVCMKDDSIEGIYDTLKECAIISKSAGGIGVSIHNIRAMGSYIRGTNGTSNGIVPMLRVFNDTARYVDQGGGKRKGAFAAYLEPWHADIYEFLDLRKNHGKEEHRARDIFYALWVPDLFMERVQSNGEWSLFCPNEAPGLSDCWGEEFEKLYIGYEQQVKAKKIVKAQNLWFEILKSQIETGTPYMLFKDTCNRKSNQQNLGTIKSSNLCTEIIEYSSPTETAVCNLSSIALPRFVREKGVSIESHPSKLVGSRDSKNRYFDFDKLAEITALVTTNLNKIIDVNYYPVETARRSNLRHRPIGIGVQGLADTFILLGLPFDSPEAQQLNKDIFEAIYYHALKASCEIAAMEGPYETYAGSPVSQGILQPDMWGVTPSKRWDWDALRGQIAKNGVRNSLLVAPMPTASTSQILGNNECFEPYTSNIYSRRVLSGEFVVVNKHLLHDLTEMGVWSPALKNKIIYENGSVQNIPEIPVDLRAIYKTVWEIKQKTLVDMAVDRGCYIDQSQSLNIHMDQPNFGKLTSLHFYAWSKGLKTGMYYLRSRAAADAIKFTVDTSMLKEKTNDKDDSTKMAEMVCSLTNREECSACGS, translated from the exons ATGTATGTGGTAAAGAGAGATGGGCGTCAGGAAGCGGTGCATTTCGACAAGATCACTGCTCGTTTGAAAAAGCTTAGTTATGGTCTCAGCATCGACCATTGTGACCCAGTTCTAGTGGCCCAAAAAGTTTGTGCTGGCGTTTACAAAGGCGTTACCACTAGCCAGCTCGATGAATTGGCTGCCGAAACCGCTGCTGCTATGACCGCCAATCATCCTGACTATGCATCC TTGGCGGCAAGAATTGCTGTTTCAAATTTGCACAAGAACACGAAAAAGTTATTCTCGGAGAC TATCAGAGACATGTACAACCATGTCAGTGAAAGATCAGGACAAAAAGCTTCTCTCATAGCTGATGATGTTTATGAAGTAATCATGAAG AATGCGGCTCGTTTGGATAGTGAGATCATATATGACCGTGACTTTGACTATGATTTCTTTGGTTTCAAAACTTTGGAAAGGTCATACCTCCTGAAGGTTCAGGGGAAGGTTGTGGAGAGGCCCCAACATATGCTAATGAGGGTTGCTGTTGGTATTCACAAGGATGATATTGATTCTGCTATTAGAACTTACCACAATATGTCTCAACGTTGGTTTACTCATGCTTCTCCCACCCTTTTTAACTCTGGAACACCAACGCCTCAA CTTAGCAGCTGTTTCCTCGTATGCATGAAGGATGATAGTATAGAAGGTATATACGATACCTTAAAAGAGTGTGCTATTATTAGCAAATCAGCTGGTGGTATTGGTGTTTCCATTCACAATATTCGGGCCATGGGTAGTTATATTCGTGGAACAAATGGGACATCTAATGGGATCGTGCCTATGCTGCGGGTTTTCAACGATACTGCTCGATATGTTGATCAAGGAGGAGGCAAGAGGAAGG GTGCTTTTGCTGCATACTTAGAGCCATGGCATGCTGATATATATGAGTTTTTGGATCTCAGAAAAAACCATGGAAAA GAGGAGCATCGTGCTCGAGATATTTTTTATGCACTTTGGGTGCCTGATCTGTTCATGGAAAGAGTTCAAAGTAATGGAGAATGGTCATTATTTTGTCCGAATGAGGCCCCTGGTTTGTCTGATTGTTGGGGTGAGGAATTTGAGAAGCTATACATTGGATATGAGCAGCAG GTAAAGGCCAAGAAGATTGTCAAGGCACAGAATCTTTGGTTTGAAATCTTAAAATCTCAGATTGAAACTGGAACCCCTTACATGCTATTTAAG GATACTTGTAACAGGAAAAGCAACCAGCAGAATCTTGGGACCATTAAATCCTCTAATTTATGTACAGAGATTATTGAATATTCTAGTCCAACAGAGACAGCTGTGTGTAATCTTTCCTCAATTGCTCTACCTCGTTTTGTCAGAGAGAAG GGTGTTTCGATCGAGTCTCACCCATCTAAGCTTGTTGGTAGCAGAGATTCCAAAAATcgttattttgattttgacaaATTAGCCGAG ATAACTGCTCTGGTGACAACAAACCTGAACAAGATAATCGATGTCAATTACTATCCTGTTGAGACTGCCAGAAGGTCAAATCTTAGACACAGACCTATTGGTATCGGGGTTCAAGGTCTTGCAGATACTTTCATTTTACTGGGATTGCCATTTGATTCACCCGAG GCCCAACAATTgaacaaagatatatttgaGGCCATTTACTACCATGCTCTTAAAGCTTCTTGTGAGATTGCTGCAATGGAGGGTCCCTATGAAACGTATGCTGGCAGTCCTGTTAGTCAG GGAATTCTTCAACCTGACATGTGGGGGGTAACTCCTTCGAAGCGATGGGATTGGGATGCTCTCAGAGGACAGATAGCCAAAAATGGTGTTAGAAATTCACTTCTTGTGGCTCCAATGCCAACTGCTTCTACCAGCCAGATTCTTGGAAACAACGAGTGCTTTGAGCCCTACACTTCTAACATCTACAGTCGCAGAGTTCTAAG TGGCGAATTTGTTGTTGTGAACAAGCATCTACTGCATGACTTAACAGAGATGGGTGTATGGTCTCCTGCACTGAAGAATAAGATTATATATGAGAATGGCTCTGTTCAGAACATTCCAGAAATCCCTGTTGATCTAAGAGCCATTTACAA AACTGTTTGGGAGATCAAGCAAAAGACATTAGTAGATATGGCTGTCGATCGAGGATGTTACATCGACCAGAGTCAGAGCCTCAATATTCACATGGACCAACCAAATTTTGGAAAACTTACTTCCTTGCACTTCTATGCGTGGTCAAAG GGTTTAAAAACAGGAATGTACTATCTACGATCCCGAGCTGCAGCGGACGCCATCAAATTTACAGTTGATACATCAATGCTTAAG GAAAAAACTAATGATAAAGATGATAGTACAAAAATGGCAGAGATGGTATGTTCTCTAACAAACCGTGAAGAGTGCTCGGCCTGTGGAAGTTAG